A portion of the Hydractinia symbiolongicarpus strain clone_291-10 chromosome 10, HSymV2.1, whole genome shotgun sequence genome contains these proteins:
- the LOC130662417 gene encoding potassium voltage-gated channel subfamily A member 6-like, with protein MKRLVINVSGATFETTDRCLGRYPHTLLGDPQERTHYFVPSQGVYFFNRHRLAFEGILMYYQRFGRVVCPENVPEEVFLDELEFFKIDCAFLQDAQEAKKFVLSPSKRESPPKSRQGRIWNVLQNPESSCGAQILSTISLVMTLISIILTCLHPGDKHNKTSVVHRDMFPIEIVCFSWFTLEYSLRLWACPQKRQFVRSWIDLTDLITLVIFFSSLALSSAQASSTSVLKVFRLANAFRVFRLTRFSNGLRLLIYTIYKSRTDLQILVSFLAFFIVISGSIIYFAEAHANNSQFRDGGIFDGMWFSLISCTTVGYGDIVPASLLGKFATAMTITFGAMFIMLPVLKLVNSFSDALEATRSLLSCSEETQVKNPKENSMACRRQKHLFRRTFCRTKMTT; from the coding sequence ATGAAACGCTTGGTAATTAACGTAAGCGGAGCCACTTTTGAGACGACAGATAGATGCCTGGGAAGATACCCTCACACTTTGTTGGGTGACCCGCAAGAACGGACCCACTATTTTGTCCCAAGTCaaggtgtttattttttcaacagacACAGACTAGCTTTCGAAGGAATATTAATGTATTATCAACGCTTCGGAAGAGTAGTGTGTCCAGAGAACGTACCAGAAGAGGTATTCCTAGATGAACTGGAGTTTTTTAAAATCGACTGCGCGTTCCTGCAGGATGCACAAGAAGCAAAGAAGTTCGTTTTGTCGCCTTCGAAAAGAGAGAGCCCGCCAAAAAGCAGACAGGGACGTATTTGGAATGTTTTACAAAACCCAGAGAGTTCATGTGGGGCACAAATATTATCCACGATTTCACTCGTTATGACTCTCATCTCTATAATTTTAACATGTTTACATCCAGGTGACAAACACAATAAGACTAGTGTTGTTCATCGCGACATGTTTCCCATCGAAATAGTTTGCTTTTCATGGTTCACACTAGAATATTCCCTAAGACTGTGGGCATGTCCACAGAAAAGACAGTTCGTCAGAAGTTGGATTGACCTAACTGACTTGATAACACTCGTAATTTTCTTCAGCTCTCTAGCGCTAAGTTCAGCACAGGCTTCATCGACCAGTGTGTTGAAAGTATTCCGACTCGCCAACGCGTTCAGAGTGTTTCGGttgacaagattttcaaacgGACTTCGACTGCTTATTTACACCATATATAAGAGTCGCACAGATTTGCAAATCCTCGTCAGTTTTTTAGCCTTCTTTATTGTGATATCAGGAAGTATTATTTACTTTGCTGAAGCACACGCAAATAACTCGCAATTTCGCGATGGCGGGATATTTGATGGAATGTGGTTTAGCTTAATATCATGCACAACTGTGGGCTATGGAGATATTGTACCAGCAAGTTTACTAGGAAAATTTGCAACCGCAATGACGATAACTTTCGGCGCTATGTTTATCATGTTACCGGTATTAAAGCTCGTAAACTCCTTTAGTGACGCCTTAGAAGCGACACGAAGTTTACTGAGTTGCAGTGAAGAAACACAAGTAAAAAATCCGAAAGAAAACAGCATGGCTTGTAGAAGACAAAAACACCTTTTCAGGCGAACATTTTGTCGCACAAAAATGACGACATGA